The following are from one region of the Cetobacterium somerae genome:
- a CDS encoding nitroreductase family protein — translation MLNELLIKTRSHRTFDSTEIDIETLESLINAAHLGGSARNSQTLRYTLVSSQSLCHKIFPHTAWAGAIPWSPTLEEGPKAYVLISTLKENLLSPITLGIDIGIACQNILLKATELGFGGCLIGAFNKLDVSKTLDLDMDTYNPQILVALGKPTDKVILTKGNIGNLKYHRDVEENVHYVPKLSLETLILKKF, via the coding sequence ATGTTAAATGAACTATTAATCAAAACTCGTTCTCACAGAACTTTCGATTCTACAGAAATTGATATTGAAACTTTAGAAAGTTTAATCAATGCTGCTCATCTAGGTGGATCTGCTAGAAATAGCCAAACACTTAGATACACCCTTGTTAGTTCTCAAAGTTTATGTCACAAAATTTTTCCTCATACAGCTTGGGCAGGAGCTATTCCTTGGAGTCCAACTTTAGAAGAGGGACCCAAAGCTTATGTCCTTATTAGTACTCTTAAAGAAAACCTTTTATCCCCAATAACTTTAGGTATTGATATTGGAATTGCATGCCAAAATATTCTTTTAAAAGCTACAGAACTAGGTTTTGGTGGATGTTTAATTGGAGCTTTTAATAAATTAGATGTATCTAAAACTCTTGATTTAGATATGGATACTTACAATCCTCAAATTTTAGTAGCCCTAGGAAAACCAACTGATAAAGTTATTTTAACTAAAGGAAATATTGGTAATTTAAAGTATCATAGAGATGTAGAGGAAAATGTACACTATGTGCCTAAACTTTCTCTAGAAACTTTGATTTTAAAAAAATTCTAG
- a CDS encoding AMP-binding protein, translated as MNFIYDRKKTAVIYKDKEHSYYELIKMAKIYSSLMNIEKEDRVAIFMENRPEYMGAVLGVWDKKGTCTNLDASYNVDQLIYVFNDSHPKYIITSNENIEVVKKAKEESNSSINILNVDEIDITKDIEIENVAVECLEKDAVAVMLYTSGTTGNPKGVMLTFDNIMSNVDAIEEIKMVTPEDRLLALLPFHHILPLSFTVLMPLKFGCLVVILDELSSEAIKRNLQKYKITIVIGVPRVWEMFHKGIKGKIKESALSYKLFNICKSLNIMPLNKIVFKKIQDAFGGNIKFLVSGGAKLDKEICEDFNIFGFKMLEGYGLTETSPIISFNRIDNVVAGTVGTPLPGVKVKLEEDGEIVVKGRNVMKGYYNKPEATAEAIDSEGWFHTGDLGQFDGDHLKIIGRKKEMIVLSNGKNINPSDIEAEIMKGTNLIQEVAVTEDEKHLIAIVYPDFKVLEEKKIANAKEAIKWEVIDKYNVTAPKYKKILDIVIVKEELPKTKLGKLRRFMLKDLLKGSNLIKGIPDEIVPEKEVEKRGSTSKEINTQEFKAISKFIGTLHDEIEIIPESHLEIDLGLDSLDIVEIITFIQNTFGVDISEEDFSRIKTVEALCQYVREKGGNFEEKEINWKKIFEEPVDLKMPSSKYVIPITTILKPLFTWYIKLEKNINKLEKTSPVIYIGNHQSMLDAFAFGQALPKDILKNTYFLAINIHFEGKIKKYLAENGNVILIDVNKNLKETLKIAAKVLKEGKNLVIFPEGARTRDGELQDFKKTFAMLSKELDIPVVPFAINGAYDLMPYGKGVPSSGKMSITILDKILPGNKSVEEIVKVTRDSIEKSINN; from the coding sequence ATGAATTTTATATACGACAGAAAAAAAACTGCGGTAATTTATAAAGATAAAGAGCATTCGTACTATGAACTTATAAAGATGGCAAAGATATATTCGAGTTTAATGAATATAGAAAAAGAGGATAGAGTAGCTATTTTTATGGAGAATAGACCGGAGTATATGGGAGCTGTACTAGGAGTATGGGATAAGAAAGGGACGTGTACTAACTTAGATGCAAGTTATAATGTAGATCAATTGATATATGTTTTCAATGATTCTCATCCTAAATATATAATTACTTCTAATGAGAATATAGAGGTAGTTAAAAAAGCTAAAGAGGAATCAAATTCAAGTATAAATATATTGAATGTTGATGAAATAGATATAACAAAAGACATAGAGATTGAAAATGTGGCTGTAGAATGTTTAGAAAAAGATGCAGTAGCAGTTATGCTGTATACATCAGGGACAACAGGAAATCCAAAAGGTGTAATGTTAACTTTTGATAATATAATGTCCAATGTAGATGCTATAGAAGAGATAAAAATGGTAACACCTGAAGATAGATTACTAGCATTACTTCCATTTCATCATATACTACCACTATCTTTTACAGTATTAATGCCACTAAAATTTGGATGTTTAGTTGTTATTTTAGATGAGTTATCATCAGAAGCGATAAAAAGAAACTTACAAAAGTATAAAATAACTATTGTGATAGGAGTACCAAGAGTTTGGGAGATGTTCCACAAGGGAATTAAAGGTAAAATTAAAGAGAGTGCTTTAAGTTATAAACTTTTTAATATATGTAAATCTTTAAATATTATGCCTTTAAATAAAATTGTGTTTAAAAAAATTCAAGATGCTTTTGGAGGAAATATAAAATTCTTAGTTTCAGGTGGAGCTAAGTTAGATAAAGAGATTTGTGAAGATTTTAATATATTTGGATTTAAAATGTTAGAGGGATATGGGTTAACAGAAACGTCACCAATTATATCTTTCAATAGGATAGATAATGTTGTTGCTGGTACAGTTGGAACCCCTTTACCAGGAGTTAAAGTTAAGTTAGAAGAGGATGGAGAAATTGTTGTAAAAGGTAGAAATGTTATGAAAGGTTATTATAACAAACCTGAAGCAACAGCTGAAGCTATAGATAGTGAAGGATGGTTCCATACAGGAGATTTAGGACAGTTTGATGGAGATCATTTAAAAATAATTGGTAGAAAAAAAGAAATGATAGTTTTATCAAATGGTAAGAACATTAATCCTTCAGATATTGAAGCTGAAATTATGAAAGGAACTAATTTAATTCAAGAAGTTGCTGTAACAGAGGATGAAAAACATCTAATAGCAATTGTTTATCCTGATTTTAAAGTTTTAGAAGAGAAGAAAATTGCAAATGCTAAAGAAGCTATTAAATGGGAAGTTATAGATAAATATAATGTAACAGCACCAAAATATAAAAAAATATTAGATATAGTTATAGTAAAAGAGGAGTTGCCAAAAACAAAGCTTGGAAAACTTAGAAGATTTATGTTAAAAGATTTACTGAAAGGAAGTAATTTAATTAAAGGAATACCAGATGAAATAGTACCAGAGAAAGAGGTTGAAAAAAGAGGATCTACATCTAAAGAGATTAATACTCAAGAGTTTAAAGCAATTTCAAAATTTATTGGAACTCTTCATGATGAAATAGAGATAATTCCAGAATCACACTTAGAAATTGATTTAGGACTAGATTCGTTAGATATAGTTGAAATAATAACATTTATTCAAAATACTTTTGGTGTTGATATTTCAGAAGAGGATTTCTCAAGAATAAAAACTGTAGAAGCTCTTTGTCAATATGTAAGAGAAAAAGGTGGAAATTTTGAAGAGAAAGAGATTAATTGGAAGAAGATATTTGAGGAACCAGTTGATTTAAAAATGCCTAGTTCAAAATATGTTATTCCAATAACAACGATATTAAAACCTTTATTTACTTGGTATATAAAATTAGAAAAAAATATAAATAAATTGGAAAAAACATCTCCTGTTATATATATAGGAAACCATCAAAGTATGTTAGATGCTTTTGCTTTTGGACAAGCCTTACCAAAGGATATATTAAAAAATACATATTTCTTAGCTATAAATATTCATTTTGAAGGTAAAATAAAGAAATATTTAGCAGAAAATGGAAATGTTATTTTAATTGATGTTAATAAAAATTTAAAAGAAACATTGAAAATAGCAGCTAAAGTTTTAAAGGAAGGGAAAAATTTAGTGATATTTCCAGAGGGAGCTAGAACAAGAGATGGAGAGTTACAAGATTTCAAAAAAACATTTGCTATGTTATCAAAAGAGCTTGATATTCCAGTCGTTCCTTTTGCAATAAATGGAGCTTATGATTTAATGCCATATGGAAAAGGAGTTCCAAGTTCAGGAAAAATGAGTATTACGATTTTAGATAAAATATTACCTGGAAATAAATCAGTAGAAGAGATTGTAAAAGTAACTAGAGACTCAATAGAAAAAAGTATAAATAACTAA
- a CDS encoding SIMPL domain-containing protein produces MKKTIGTLFLLTSAFSLANETPTISVTGTGTVSGKPDTFSIIATVETTNKNSQTAISENTDIINKAIGLLKKSGLKENNIKTENYSLNYRNDYNVKDGEMKYFVRNQILITSNDLDKAGTVLTALNNGGVNNIGEINFFIADRKELEDKAYKLAYENAKYKASLIAGIDDFKVSPKNIDLNYSMPRPISFMLNSAAKADDTPIPLTVPNDVDVTASMNVIFYMEK; encoded by the coding sequence ATGAAAAAAACAATCGGAACTTTATTTCTTTTAACTTCGGCTTTCTCTTTAGCTAATGAAACGCCTACAATCTCTGTTACTGGAACAGGAACTGTTTCAGGAAAACCTGATACTTTTAGCATAATAGCTACTGTTGAAACAACAAATAAAAATTCACAAACAGCTATTAGTGAAAATACAGATATTATTAATAAAGCCATCGGTTTATTAAAGAAAAGTGGTTTAAAAGAAAATAATATAAAAACTGAAAATTACTCTTTAAATTATAGAAATGATTATAATGTAAAAGATGGAGAGATGAAGTACTTTGTTAGAAATCAAATTTTAATCACTAGTAATGATTTAGATAAAGCTGGTACTGTACTTACTGCTCTTAATAATGGTGGTGTAAATAATATTGGAGAGATTAACTTTTTTATAGCTGATAGAAAAGAGTTAGAGGATAAAGCATATAAATTAGCCTATGAAAATGCTAAATATAAAGCTTCTTTAATCGCAGGCATAGATGACTTTAAAGTTTCTCCTAAAAATATTGATTTAAATTACTCAATGCCTAGACCAATATCTTTTATGTTAAACTCAGCAGCTAAAGCCGATGATACTCCAATTCCTTTAACAGTTCCAAATGATGTTGATGTTACTGCAAGTATGAATGTAATTTTCTATATGGAAAAATAA